In a genomic window of Halodesulfovibrio sp.:
- a CDS encoding MinD/ParA family protein, with the protein MSGNLPLVLSVTSGKGGVGKTNLSVNLAHSLAKKGKRVVLLDADLGLANVDVLLGLTPERNLFHLFSEGVALSDILYSTPYGFDILPASSGIGEMLTLSTGQKLDLLESMDTLEDNVDFLIVDTGAGINDNVLYFNLAVQERIVVLTAEPTSLTDAYSLIKVMKLNHGVEHFKVVVNMAASEKAAREMFVRLYSACDHFLSGVSLDYAGFLPQDPAVRKAIVAQRPVCQQNPNAPVCQAIGKLADKIQNWEISANLDGNIKFFWKKLLFQH; encoded by the coding sequence ATGAGTGGCAACCTTCCTCTTGTCCTGTCTGTCACCTCCGGAAAAGGAGGCGTGGGCAAAACAAATCTTTCTGTCAACCTTGCGCATTCATTAGCAAAAAAGGGCAAACGAGTTGTTTTGTTGGATGCAGATTTAGGACTTGCAAACGTAGATGTTTTGCTTGGGCTTACGCCCGAACGAAATCTCTTTCACCTATTTAGCGAAGGGGTTGCCCTTTCCGATATTCTATACTCCACACCGTATGGATTCGATATTCTGCCCGCCTCTTCAGGCATCGGTGAAATGCTCACGCTTTCCACTGGTCAGAAACTTGACTTACTCGAGTCAATGGACACGCTTGAAGACAACGTAGACTTTCTTATTGTCGATACCGGTGCAGGAATTAACGACAACGTGCTGTATTTTAACCTTGCAGTACAAGAACGCATTGTCGTACTGACAGCAGAACCAACCTCTTTAACCGATGCGTACTCTCTCATTAAAGTAATGAAATTGAACCACGGTGTTGAGCACTTTAAGGTCGTAGTAAACATGGCTGCTTCAGAAAAAGCAGCCCGCGAAATGTTCGTCCGCCTTTATTCTGCATGTGACCACTTCCTGTCTGGAGTTTCTTTGGATTATGCAGGCTTTTTGCCGCAAGATCCTGCTGTACGCAAAGCTATTGTGGCTCAGCGTCCTGTTTGTCAACAGAATCCTAATGCACCGGTTTGTCAGGCTATAGGCAAATTGGCGGATAAGATTCAAAATTGGGAAATATCTGCGAATCTTGATGGAAATATCAAGTTTTTCTGGAAAAAGCTCCTCTTCCAGCACTAA
- a CDS encoding phosphotransferase has protein sequence MDTKKNIITYLHKSGWLEQDTSQVLEDVSFLAAGEYNENWLVTVTTEHNPTRHQKYVFRINHGSQLELDTKQIAYEFSILQALQNSGVTPQPLFVDNSAEILASGFDHGVLLMEYLSGEPLDYRQDLDQAAYIFAAIHTQPVPEDHSFIHQKNPVADIVTESLGLLERFKQHPKIDLRRKLEAYGEQITRLGDQYASAFAAEPQLIVNTEVNSGNFIINREQDTAHLVDWEKAVVSCRYQDIGHFIVPTTTLWKTDFIASPEHRLQFLTQYKKHAGLSQSLEELSILTGVLEKTITLRGLSWCYMAWYEYTQQNRTLKNNDTFATIERYLDNLEWFLQ, from the coding sequence ATGGATACAAAAAAAAATATCATCACATATCTTCATAAATCCGGATGGCTTGAGCAAGACACAAGTCAGGTTTTAGAAGATGTTTCGTTTCTGGCAGCAGGCGAATATAACGAAAACTGGCTTGTTACAGTCACCACAGAACATAATCCCACACGCCATCAAAAATATGTCTTCCGCATTAATCACGGTAGCCAACTGGAATTAGATACCAAGCAGATTGCCTACGAATTTTCTATTCTACAAGCACTCCAAAATTCTGGAGTAACCCCTCAGCCGCTTTTTGTGGACAACAGTGCAGAAATTCTTGCGTCTGGCTTTGACCACGGCGTACTACTCATGGAATACCTATCCGGCGAACCACTGGATTACAGACAAGATTTAGATCAAGCCGCGTATATTTTCGCTGCAATACACACGCAGCCGGTTCCAGAAGACCACAGTTTTATCCATCAAAAAAATCCAGTCGCAGACATTGTTACTGAGTCTCTAGGGCTTCTTGAACGATTTAAACAGCATCCTAAAATAGACCTGCGCCGCAAGCTGGAAGCATATGGTGAGCAGATAACACGGCTAGGAGATCAATACGCTTCTGCCTTTGCAGCCGAACCACAATTAATAGTAAATACCGAGGTAAACTCCGGTAATTTTATCATTAACCGAGAACAAGACACTGCACATCTTGTAGACTGGGAAAAAGCTGTTGTTTCTTGCAGATATCAAGACATTGGGCACTTCATTGTCCCGACAACAACATTATGGAAAACTGATTTTATTGCTTCGCCTGAGCACAGATTGCAATTTTTAACGCAGTATAAAAAGCACGCAGGATTATCCCAGTCACTCGAAGAACTTTCCATCCTCACTGGAGTACTGGAAAAAACAATTACCCTGCGCGGTCTTTCATGGTGCTACATGGCGTGGTATGAATACACTCAGCAGAATCGGACACTTAAAAACAACGACACGTTTGCAACAATAGAACGCTATTTGGATAATCTTGAATGGTTTTTACAATAG
- a CDS encoding FliA/WhiG family RNA polymerase sigma factor — MEISSFSGKSSSSSTNAWELLESGEKAWSAMSDHEQENVVRHYAPKVRYLASRLKVKLPKNVELGELISAGTLGLMESLGKFKPEMGIKFDTYAENRIRGAMLDELRRLDWFPRSLRQRVRQIEEAMQQVENDKGRSATEEELQQATGLDKAGVREGLVALQSQLCLNLDLIQDTVSSDELSDADSQPFKKTASKETLYQISQLVEQLTPREKLVLSLYYSDDLNMREAAEVMGVTEGRISQLHSQALLKLRNNFYAVHGKDSGL, encoded by the coding sequence ATGGAAATATCAAGTTTTTCTGGAAAAAGCTCCTCTTCCAGCACTAATGCATGGGAGTTACTGGAGTCCGGCGAGAAGGCCTGGAGCGCCATGTCAGACCACGAACAAGAAAACGTGGTTCGTCACTATGCGCCCAAGGTTCGGTATCTTGCGTCACGTCTGAAAGTTAAGCTTCCTAAAAATGTGGAGCTTGGTGAACTTATCAGCGCGGGTACGCTTGGGCTTATGGAATCGCTGGGCAAGTTTAAACCGGAAATGGGCATCAAGTTCGATACCTACGCAGAGAACCGCATCCGCGGAGCAATGCTTGACGAATTACGACGCCTTGACTGGTTCCCTAGAAGCTTACGCCAACGTGTAAGACAAATTGAAGAAGCAATGCAGCAAGTGGAAAACGATAAAGGTCGTTCCGCTACTGAAGAAGAACTGCAACAGGCTACCGGCTTGGATAAAGCAGGGGTGCGCGAAGGACTTGTAGCCCTGCAAAGTCAACTATGTCTTAATCTTGATCTTATTCAAGACACTGTCTCATCAGACGAATTAAGTGACGCAGATAGCCAACCCTTTAAGAAAACTGCTTCTAAGGAAACATTATACCAGATTTCACAACTAGTTGAACAATTGACACCTAGAGAAAAGTTGGTATTGTCCCTCTACTATAGTGATGATTTGAATATGCGAGAGGCAGCAGAGGTCATGGGGGTTACTGAAGGGCGCATTTCACAATTGCACTCTCAGGCATTACTTAAGCTACGAAATAATTTTTATGCGGTGCATGGAAAAGACAGCGGACTATAA
- a CDS encoding chemotaxis protein, which translates to MQTNILLESGTNELEIVEFFLDEIEIDGTSYRGYYGVNVAKVLEIIRMPTVTELPESGHSCILGAFNLRSQVIPLVDLSMWLGKHREETEPPKVIVTEFNNVCTAFQVSGVNRIHRISWEEVEPPSGYVANLSNQSITGVVKINDRIIFLLDLEKIVANLNPDLALKLDEAIDWESGERRRALITDDSGLIREMLTDLLEKANFQVEAHNNGREAWNRLLHLKSLAEESGRNLTDYVQVVVSDIEMPAMDGHSLCKSIKDDPVLKQLPVILFSSLITDKLRHKGESVGADIQVSKPEVTLLAQRAIALIEERRQQSA; encoded by the coding sequence ATGCAGACGAACATACTTTTAGAATCTGGCACAAACGAGCTGGAAATTGTTGAATTTTTTCTCGATGAAATCGAGATAGACGGAACAAGCTACCGTGGATACTACGGCGTAAACGTAGCGAAGGTACTTGAAATTATCAGAATGCCTACAGTGACGGAGCTTCCTGAAAGCGGTCATTCCTGTATTTTAGGCGCATTCAACCTGCGTTCACAAGTTATTCCGCTTGTAGACCTTTCCATGTGGCTTGGTAAACACCGCGAAGAAACAGAACCACCTAAAGTTATTGTTACAGAATTCAACAACGTCTGCACCGCATTTCAGGTATCCGGCGTTAACCGCATTCACCGCATCAGCTGGGAAGAAGTTGAACCACCAAGCGGCTATGTAGCGAATCTGAGTAACCAGTCCATCACCGGTGTTGTAAAAATCAATGACCGTATCATCTTCCTGCTTGACCTTGAGAAGATTGTTGCCAACTTAAACCCGGATCTTGCACTCAAACTTGATGAAGCAATCGACTGGGAAAGTGGCGAACGCCGCCGCGCACTCATTACAGACGACTCCGGTCTCATTCGTGAAATGCTCACCGACTTGCTGGAAAAAGCAAACTTCCAGGTTGAAGCACACAACAATGGTCGCGAAGCATGGAACAGACTGCTTCATCTCAAATCCCTTGCAGAAGAAAGCGGTAGGAATCTAACGGATTATGTTCAGGTTGTGGTGTCTGACATCGAAATGCCAGCAATGGATGGACACTCTCTATGTAAATCCATTAAGGACGACCCTGTGCTCAAGCAATTGCCGGTAATTCTGTTCTCATCCCTTATTACAGATAAACTTCGCCATAAAGGTGAGTCTGTGGGTGCAGATATTCAGGTTTCAAAACCGGAAGTTACTCTCTTGGCACAGCGTGCGATTGCACTTATCGAAGAGCGTCGTCAGCAGTCCGCATAG
- a CDS encoding GNAT family N-acetyltransferase, producing MLYSVEEIDTEHDLYEPTVAMRQVDLYPVGRVTRSYIQDELENKSILLVALKNRTLLGCGRITIEGDVARLSHMVVGEEFRFTGVGTSLMKKLMETSKEKGATKIVLEASSEAVPFFKSFGFTTVGSTKILDILDLPASNMELIV from the coding sequence ATGTTGTATTCTGTTGAAGAGATAGACACAGAACATGATTTGTATGAGCCGACAGTGGCAATGCGGCAGGTTGATTTATATCCAGTAGGGCGGGTAACTCGTTCTTATATTCAAGATGAGTTAGAAAATAAAAGTATACTGCTGGTTGCGTTAAAAAACAGAACGCTTTTAGGGTGCGGACGAATAACAATCGAAGGTGATGTAGCGAGACTTTCGCACATGGTTGTGGGAGAGGAATTCCGTTTTACGGGAGTTGGAACTTCGCTGATGAAGAAGCTTATGGAAACGTCAAAGGAAAAAGGCGCGACGAAAATTGTGCTGGAAGCATCATCGGAGGCGGTTCCCTTTTTTAAGAGTTTTGGATTTACTACGGTTGGGAGTACAAAAATTCTAGATATCTTGGATTTACCCGCGTCGAACATGGAGTTGATCGTGTAA
- a CDS encoding TatD family hydrolase: MGKKKNSKPARLPQSLALPCTGVESHAHLDLAPFSSDIQEVLERAKESGVRHICNVFLGHDAWKKSRHLFDGHDEVFFIMGTHPSHVDQCTDAELDAMRAAFAEDSRLRGVGEIGLDYYWDHFPREAQKEIFIKQLHLAKELDTRVIIHSRDAAEDTITILEAEGFVDYPVLWHCFGGNTELAERIVKNGWYLSIPGTVTYPKNEEAREALKVIPLDRMLVETDSPYLTPVPYRGKRNEPAYTVFTAECIAKELGMETEEIWTTCGNNAVRFFGL; this comes from the coding sequence ATGGGTAAAAAGAAAAATTCAAAACCGGCACGACTGCCACAAAGCCTCGCATTACCGTGCACCGGTGTAGAATCACACGCACACCTCGACTTGGCTCCATTTTCTTCTGATATTCAGGAAGTACTTGAACGGGCGAAAGAGTCCGGTGTTCGTCATATATGCAACGTATTTCTTGGTCATGACGCATGGAAAAAGAGTCGTCATCTTTTTGACGGACATGATGAAGTCTTCTTTATCATGGGAACGCATCCAAGCCATGTAGACCAATGTACCGATGCTGAATTAGATGCTATGCGCGCTGCATTTGCAGAAGACAGCAGACTGCGCGGTGTTGGTGAAATCGGTCTTGATTACTACTGGGATCATTTCCCACGCGAAGCACAAAAAGAAATTTTCATCAAACAGCTCCACCTTGCAAAAGAGCTTGATACCCGTGTCATTATACATTCACGAGATGCTGCTGAGGATACAATTACTATTTTGGAAGCAGAAGGGTTTGTCGATTACCCCGTGCTGTGGCACTGCTTCGGTGGAAACACTGAACTTGCAGAACGCATCGTGAAAAACGGTTGGTACCTTTCCATTCCGGGAACAGTAACCTATCCTAAAAATGAAGAAGCACGCGAAGCACTCAAGGTAATCCCGCTTGATCGTATGCTTGTAGAAACTGACAGCCCGTATCTTACGCCTGTTCCTTACCGCGGTAAGCGCAATGAGCCTGCATACACTGTTTTCACAGCAGAATGCATCGCAAAAGAACTGGGTATGGAAACAGAAGAAATCTGGACAACATGCGGCAATAACGCTGTGCGCTTTTTTGGATTATAA
- a CDS encoding ABC transporter ATP-binding protein — translation MVFTIDTLCKKYNGKPVLSDVSFSVDKGDIVSLIGPSGVGKTTLLRILAGLEEQDSGNIAFETPPSKGNPVIMVFQDYLLFPSLTVFENTAFALKARKVPAAEITRRVNTILDFFHLSDKHNHYPVQLSAGQKQRVAIARAMVVNPAVLLLDEPFANLDRNLKLETAEFIRDTQKEFGITTVSVTHDLEEAFAMSDKIGIMLNGKLEQFDTPSALYNSPNSVEVAKFLGPVNVLTPELCNHLGLTESIIPEGRAYAIVRPEQLVLTKGTAARIMRVQFGGHYVKYSLSVMGTELTVYGFSAQFAEGDYVGISLG, via the coding sequence ATGGTTTTTACAATAGATACGTTATGCAAAAAATATAACGGAAAGCCCGTGCTTTCCGATGTTTCTTTCTCCGTTGATAAGGGAGACATTGTTTCCCTTATCGGGCCGTCTGGTGTGGGAAAAACAACTCTTTTACGAATTCTGGCAGGGTTGGAAGAACAAGACAGCGGCAACATTGCATTTGAAACACCGCCCAGCAAAGGCAACCCTGTAATTATGGTGTTTCAGGATTATTTGCTCTTTCCGAGTCTCACTGTTTTTGAAAACACTGCATTCGCGCTAAAAGCACGTAAAGTACCAGCCGCTGAAATTACAAGACGAGTCAATACCATTCTGGATTTTTTTCATCTTTCAGATAAGCACAATCATTACCCTGTACAGCTTTCAGCAGGACAAAAACAACGCGTTGCCATAGCGCGGGCAATGGTTGTAAACCCTGCCGTTTTGCTGCTGGATGAGCCTTTTGCCAATCTTGACCGTAACCTGAAACTCGAAACAGCAGAATTTATTCGCGATACCCAAAAAGAATTTGGTATTACAACGGTCAGCGTAACGCACGACCTCGAAGAAGCTTTTGCCATGTCGGATAAAATCGGCATCATGCTTAATGGAAAACTAGAGCAATTTGACACACCGTCAGCGCTATACAATTCTCCAAACTCTGTTGAAGTGGCAAAATTTTTAGGTCCCGTAAATGTCCTGACACCAGAACTATGCAACCACCTTGGTCTCACTGAGTCCATAATTCCAGAAGGCAGAGCGTATGCTATTGTCAGACCGGAGCAGCTGGTACTCACAAAAGGTACAGCTGCCCGCATCATGCGCGTTCAATTTGGTGGACACTATGTAAAATATTCTTTGAGTGTTATGGGGACAGAACTGACAGTATACGGATTTTCCGCTCAGTTTGCAGAAGGTGACTACGTAGGTATTAGTCTAGGCTAG
- a CDS encoding chemotaxis response regulator CheY gives MGFDPNMRVLVVDDFSTMRRIVKNILRQLGFTNMVEADDGTTAWETLNKDRIDFIICDWNMPQMTGIELLRKVRSSEEFADLPFLMVTAEAQQENIIEAVQAKVSNYVVKPFTAEIMKQKIDKIFP, from the coding sequence ATGGGCTTTGATCCTAATATGCGCGTTCTTGTTGTAGACGATTTCTCTACTATGAGACGAATTGTAAAAAATATTCTTCGCCAGCTCGGTTTCACCAATATGGTAGAAGCTGACGACGGAACCACTGCATGGGAAACTCTTAATAAAGACCGTATCGATTTTATCATTTGTGACTGGAACATGCCACAAATGACTGGTATCGAGCTTCTCAGAAAAGTTCGCAGCAGTGAAGAATTTGCAGATCTTCCTTTCCTGATGGTTACTGCAGAAGCACAGCAGGAAAACATTATTGAAGCTGTGCAGGCAAAAGTTTCCAACTACGTTGTTAAGCCGTTTACAGCAGAAATTATGAAACAGAAAATCGATAAGATTTTCCCATAA
- the sfsA gene encoding DNA/RNA nuclease SfsA, protein MSSLEPLILYPEGCIAGSFVRRVKRFSVEILVNGESVWIHSNNTGSMMGLLRQGSPILASPAANPNRKLKWTQEAVGLHMPSGIEWVGVNTQTPNKMLKAAFETDRLHWAEGYTQFKSEAKVGDSRADGVLRTEDDSLPPLWIECKNVTMVEDEVACFPDAVTERGRKHLNNMINLVKQGHRAAFFYLVQRPDGHCFAPADVIDPQYAELFYEALELGVEVYPYRASVTEAGIALGELLPVNGKAF, encoded by the coding sequence ATGTCTAGCCTTGAACCACTCATTTTATATCCTGAAGGTTGCATTGCCGGATCGTTTGTGCGTCGTGTAAAGCGCTTTAGTGTAGAAATACTTGTGAATGGTGAATCTGTTTGGATTCATTCTAATAATACCGGTTCTATGATGGGATTATTAAGGCAAGGGTCGCCAATATTGGCTTCTCCGGCTGCTAATCCTAATCGTAAGCTTAAATGGACTCAGGAAGCGGTTGGATTGCATATGCCTAGTGGAATTGAGTGGGTTGGCGTAAATACACAGACGCCGAATAAAATGCTTAAAGCAGCTTTTGAAACAGATAGATTACATTGGGCAGAGGGCTATACGCAGTTCAAAAGTGAAGCAAAAGTCGGTGACAGTCGGGCAGATGGTGTACTGCGCACGGAAGATGATTCTTTGCCGCCATTGTGGATAGAGTGCAAGAACGTGACAATGGTGGAAGATGAAGTTGCCTGTTTCCCTGATGCTGTGACTGAGCGTGGTCGTAAGCATCTTAACAATATGATTAACCTTGTTAAGCAAGGACATCGCGCCGCATTTTTTTACCTTGTTCAGCGACCGGACGGGCACTGCTTTGCCCCTGCGGATGTTATTGACCCGCAGTATGCAGAGCTTTTTTACGAGGCACTTGAGCTGGGTGTTGAAGTGTATCCGTATAGAGCAAGCGTAACAGAAGCAGGTATCGCGCTAGGTGAACTGTTGCCTGTGAACGGTAAAGCATTTTAG
- the ispH gene encoding 4-hydroxy-3-methylbut-2-enyl diphosphate reductase, with protein MEVRRAKTSGFCFGVSLALEKLDAEVEKHDTPIATLGPIIHNPQVLKRYEDLNVRCLEHAEEAKSDERVVIRAHGVPRDTETTLTESCEEVVDATCPKVKRAQLGILNMINKGCFLLLYGEKDHPEVRGLMSYADDKAFLFNSLEELKKFPLSADIDYCLAAQTTQDREEFAQIDTYLQEQLHERLQVLNTICNATRERQQEAIALAKEVDAMVVVGGYSSGNTRRLADVSRAQGCPTFHVEQPEELSASDFAGMKVVGLTAGASTPRSIIDATEEFLNTL; from the coding sequence ATGGAAGTACGCAGAGCTAAAACATCCGGCTTTTGCTTCGGAGTTTCGCTGGCACTGGAAAAACTTGATGCAGAAGTGGAAAAACACGACACCCCGATAGCAACACTGGGACCGATTATCCACAATCCGCAAGTGCTTAAACGCTACGAAGACCTCAATGTGCGCTGTCTTGAGCATGCAGAAGAAGCAAAATCTGACGAACGTGTGGTTATTCGCGCTCATGGTGTTCCGCGTGACACGGAAACAACATTGACCGAATCATGTGAAGAAGTTGTTGATGCAACCTGCCCAAAAGTTAAACGTGCTCAGCTTGGCATTCTCAACATGATAAACAAAGGTTGTTTTCTTTTGTTATATGGGGAAAAAGACCATCCTGAAGTTCGCGGACTCATGAGTTACGCTGATGACAAAGCATTTTTGTTTAATTCGCTTGAAGAACTCAAGAAATTTCCTCTTTCTGCCGATATAGACTATTGCCTTGCTGCACAGACAACACAGGACAGAGAGGAATTTGCGCAAATAGATACGTACCTGCAAGAACAGTTGCATGAACGCCTTCAGGTTCTTAATACTATTTGTAATGCGACAAGAGAACGACAACAGGAAGCCATTGCGCTTGCAAAAGAAGTAGATGCAATGGTTGTTGTAGGGGGCTACAGCAGTGGGAACACACGCCGCCTTGCGGATGTTTCCCGCGCACAAGGATGCCCGACCTTCCACGTTGAACAACCGGAAGAACTTTCTGCATCGGACTTTGCCGGTATGAAAGTAGTAGGGCTAACCGCCGGTGCTTCAACCCCGCGTTCTATTATCGATGCCACGGAAGAGTTCCTTAACACGTTGTAG
- a CDS encoding flagellar basal body-associated FliL family protein, with product MAEDPTNRPGNAGTNKAHLDVDTLSTSDSLKPTKDDKVELDLDDAPFLMEDEEEEEEQIFDDATVSSADSFSSSAESDDTQDAARAKKRKLMFGALGVLIIALIAVGWNVLNPSEPPVPVKRVIKKEKGKYDTPPIVQKDKFDVTWKPFWVEQRDNEEDIRFLVCKFAVYTDNEKLAWEARKKKVTLRDAIFYYLRNKDLKFLSNKDNAQLLKTDLLAVVNQYMGHGQFKEVFIENYLVK from the coding sequence ATGGCAGAAGATCCAACAAACAGACCCGGCAACGCCGGTACGAATAAGGCTCACCTAGACGTGGATACCCTTTCGACATCAGACTCCTTAAAGCCGACTAAAGATGACAAGGTAGAGCTTGATCTTGATGACGCGCCATTTTTAATGGAAGACGAAGAAGAGGAAGAGGAACAAATTTTTGACGATGCCACGGTTAGCAGCGCCGATTCATTCTCTTCTTCTGCCGAATCAGATGACACACAAGATGCTGCCCGCGCTAAAAAGCGCAAGCTTATGTTCGGTGCTCTTGGCGTTCTCATCATTGCACTTATCGCTGTAGGCTGGAATGTTCTTAACCCTAGCGAACCACCGGTTCCGGTTAAGCGCGTTATCAAGAAAGAAAAAGGCAAATATGACACACCGCCGATTGTTCAAAAAGACAAATTCGACGTCACATGGAAGCCTTTTTGGGTTGAACAACGCGACAACGAAGAAGACATTCGTTTTCTTGTGTGTAAATTTGCAGTCTACACGGACAATGAAAAATTAGCGTGGGAAGCTAGAAAGAAAAAAGTAACGCTTCGCGATGCTATTTTCTACTACCTGCGTAACAAAGACCTTAAATTCCTTTCCAACAAGGATAACGCACAGCTGCTCAAAACAGACCTGCTTGCTGTTGTTAACCAATACATGGGACATGGTCAGTTTAAGGAAGTATTCATCGAAAACTATTTGGTAAAATAG
- a CDS encoding tRNA-dihydrouridine synthase family protein encodes MQYTDNTGLNISPERPWLAPLAGYSDLCFRLLCKEFGAAVVCSEMVSAKGLYYKSNNTHKLLETTEKESPAVFQLFGNDADIMSQAMEPLVKAGYTWFDLNMGCSVRKVFKQGCGSSMMRDIDNSIEVAKAMIAIGGKGKVGFKFRLGVDSEQEVYKELALRLEDAGAGWLTLHPRTAAQGFSGTARWSAIKEVVEAVSIPVIASGDLLEPEDGVRCVKETGAASVMFARGAIGNPAIFDEYITLIKGETLKRPDPLKTMQLIQRHKELAREYTNERSALFKMRTFVPRYVRLFKGAKALRQQLSTCTDWEQLDAVIEEFFARCEAVDLDEISETISMQSTLE; translated from the coding sequence ATGCAGTATACTGATAATACGGGCTTAAACATCAGTCCGGAACGTCCTTGGCTTGCACCGCTTGCCGGTTACTCTGACCTTTGTTTCAGACTTCTTTGCAAAGAATTCGGGGCAGCCGTTGTCTGCTCAGAAATGGTAAGCGCCAAAGGACTGTACTATAAAAGCAACAACACGCATAAGCTGCTTGAAACTACAGAAAAAGAATCGCCCGCTGTTTTCCAGCTTTTCGGAAACGATGCAGATATTATGTCGCAGGCAATGGAACCACTGGTCAAAGCTGGCTACACTTGGTTTGATCTGAACATGGGCTGCTCTGTACGCAAAGTTTTCAAACAGGGTTGCGGTTCTTCTATGATGCGTGACATAGATAACTCTATAGAAGTTGCCAAAGCAATGATCGCCATAGGCGGAAAAGGTAAAGTGGGCTTTAAATTCCGCCTCGGTGTCGATTCTGAGCAGGAAGTATACAAAGAGCTTGCACTGCGCTTAGAAGATGCCGGTGCTGGCTGGCTTACTCTACATCCACGCACAGCAGCACAAGGCTTTTCCGGCACAGCACGCTGGTCTGCTATTAAAGAAGTTGTTGAAGCTGTATCAATCCCCGTGATTGCAAGCGGTGATTTGCTGGAACCTGAAGACGGTGTGAGATGTGTCAAAGAAACTGGTGCCGCTTCTGTTATGTTTGCACGGGGAGCCATTGGCAACCCTGCAATTTTTGACGAGTACATCACGTTGATTAAGGGCGAGACTCTTAAACGCCCCGATCCTCTCAAAACCATGCAGTTAATCCAGCGGCACAAAGAGCTTGCCCGCGAATATACCAACGAGCGCAGTGCATTGTTTAAAATGCGCACATTTGTTCCACGGTATGTTCGTCTGTTTAAAGGAGCAAAAGCGTTGCGACAGCAGCTTTCTACCTGTACAGACTGGGAACAGCTTGATGCCGTGATCGAAGAATTTTTTGCACGTTGCGAAGCGGTTGATCTGGATGAAATTTCAGAAACCATCAGCATGCAGAGTACATTGGAGTAA
- a CDS encoding TraR/DksA family transcriptional regulator has product MQETQKEALVQKMHAEVGRLKIEVVRLKEITKPVAPDDSIGRLSRMDNIVNNSVNTAALAKAESRLAGLEYVLRNVDDPDFGYCMECGAPIPHARLMAMPGATLCVKCAE; this is encoded by the coding sequence ATGCAAGAAACTCAAAAAGAAGCACTCGTGCAGAAAATGCACGCGGAAGTCGGTCGTTTGAAAATAGAAGTAGTTCGACTTAAAGAGATTACAAAACCTGTGGCACCGGATGATTCTATCGGAAGACTTTCACGTATGGATAATATAGTAAACAACAGCGTGAACACCGCGGCTCTTGCAAAGGCAGAATCACGGCTTGCCGGACTGGAATATGTCTTACGGAATGTCGATGATCCTGATTTTGGCTACTGCATGGAATGCGGTGCGCCTATTCCACATGCCCGCCTTATGGCAATGCCGGGAGCGACTCTGTGCGTTAAGTGTGCAGAGTAA